Within the Planctomycetota bacterium genome, the region GCCGCGGAGACCCTTCCTATGGGGGCTGGCAGCGAGCGCGGTCTGGTCATCGTATTCACGGGCGACGGCAAAGGCAAGACGACCGCCGCCCTCGGCCAGGCCGTGCGCGCCGTCGGCCGAGGCTTGCGGGTCCTGGTGGTCCAGTTTCTGAAGGCGTGCGCGTCGGGCGAACACGAGGCCGTGCGTCGGCTCGCGCCGGACCTCGAGATCCGCGTCATGGGGCGGGGGTTCGTCCCGCCGCCGGAGGACCCGGCGTTCGAAGAGCACCGGGCCGCGGCGCGCGAGGCCCTCCAGTATGCGCGCCAGATTCTTCGCAGCGGCCAGCGCGACATGCTGGTGGCCGACGAAATCCT harbors:
- a CDS encoding cob(I)yrinic acid a,c-diamide adenosyltransferase, whose amino-acid sequence is MGAGSERGLVIVFTGDGKGKTTAALGQAVRAVGRGLRVLVVQFLKACASGEHEAVRRLAPDLEIRVMGRGFVPPPEDPAFEEHRAAAREALQYARQILRSGQRDMLVADEILTAVGLRVLDEKDVLTLLDDRPPGVHLILTGRGATEGLIGRADLVTEMRGLKHPHDGGAEAREGIEF